The sequence below is a genomic window from Uranotaenia lowii strain MFRU-FL chromosome 2, ASM2978415v1, whole genome shotgun sequence.
GAGAAGTTGAATCTGTTGAAATCTCTAGCGCTCTTCAAGCATGAATATTCGCAAAGAATCCACCGACTTGAGGCATCTCTGAAAACTAAAATACTTAGAGCGATTGATAGATCAATGCTACTCTGGAGATACTAAATTATTTCCTATTCATTTCCTAAAAATGACCTTGAGCATGTTTCCGGCTTGTATTCATTTGACCAGCACTGCGCCGTAATATCTGACTTCCACAGCCACTTACTGCTCCTAGTGAAAAGAACTTTGCTGGCGATCATCACCAAGACCGAATTTCATACTCAAATTAATGATATCTGCATGAACTGATCATATCTCAACTTCTGGCTGCTGGCTCATGCCGCACTCAAAATTCCTTCTGAAGTATTCTCTCccagaattatattttttcctaaACTGTCAATAGTCTGGCCGGTTTCCGATTTTGGACTGAGGCACCTGTTTCTtacaaacttttaattttctgaaCCGACCCTGAATGGTTTATTTAAACCCACTCGCAACCTTTTCTGAATTTCTTTGAGCTATATGATTTAACTTACCAAATATTCTATACTGGAATATTTTAACTTCAATCTCAGGCGAATAGCTTGGCACAAATTTTCACACCCTTCTGGCTGGTATAATTTGCCTTACGAGCTTGCGGACCTCGCTTGTAAGCCGGCATTTACGTTTAACAGCTGAGAATTCTGCCAAAACCTCGTGCTTTCGCATGGTAGCTAGCGTTTCAATCATCCTAAACGCTGGCCTCTCCGCCTGTTAACTGCCTACAGCTGGCGTTTCCGACTAAGAGTTGGCATTTCTGCCTAGCGTTTCCGCCTAAGAGCAGGCATTTCTGCCTCAGGGCTGGTGTTTTGCCTAAGggctggcatttctgcctcaGAGCTGGCGTTCCCGGTCAAtagctggcatttctgcctcaGAGCTGGTATGTCTGCCTCagagctggcgtttccgcctaagagctggcatttctgcctcaGAGCTGGCTTTTCTGCCTGagagctggcgtttccgcctaagagctggcatttctgcctcaGAGCTGGCGTTTTCGCCTAAGAGCTGGCATTTCTGCCCAAGAGCTGGCATTTCCACCTAAGAGCTGGCATTTCAGCCTCAGAACTGGCGTTTCTGCCTCAGAGCTGGCGCTTCCGCCTAATCGACTTTGCTGGCAATCTCTGCCTTCCATCCTCTgctgttttaaaagaaaaataaatacctGTCTTCGAATAGGCACCACGACCAGCCGCCATTTTTAtctcagttgtttttttttcgaagccaTCAGGGAGCTTCTCATATAATCACGCAACAACTTTACCTGCAACAATCTTGCTACAAACTTAATTGAGCAAAAACCTGGCAGGAATCGCCAATGTAAAACTTTAGCTTCTGTGTTCACGGGAAATGTTCCTCGGCTTCATGGATTAACTCCAGAACGTGCTGCTGCCGATGGGCGTCTCGCACACCTGGCCTCGAACGCTGTCGAGTCGCGACTGCCGATGTCGATGATGAGTCGATGATGACGCGTATGTCGACTGCTGAAGGGATGCCATGTGTCCATGTCGAAATGTATACGATAATAAATAGGGGAAGGTAGGttaaatgcgcatattaaggaaaaggCAGGTTTTCTCGAACACAGcagttttatttccaaaaaaaaattatagcatCCAAAAGTTTGATATGTTTTCtgcaaatttgatgatttttgttattgtacGTAGCAACAGTGAagagaaattgaattttcaatcaaaaaagtcaaatcACAGTATCATTGATTCCTAgcaggctaaatgcgcatatggTATTACTATATGCCTATATACAAATTGCAAAACGACCGTAAACATAACGAATTATATATGGAATCGAAATGCCCTGCCGTATGAAATCGCTTTGTAATGTTGAATCAACgatattttagttttcaaacttCTGTTAgattattcaaatattgttttggTAGTCTATCGTTGGGTATAGGAGGAATACAGCTGGTGCTGGTTTTCCGTATTTATCATACATGTTTTCCATAAATTTAGATAAAAGACATAATTTGAAGAGCTGAGAGTGTaactcatttttaacatttacgTTAACTATTTATTATATTTGACTTTTACACCCCAAAACAATTGGACAATGACATACGTAAATCCCAGTCCACACTAGATATTTTTGGTCGTTGCAACAAattgaatgtcaattttttcgagagACTTTAAGACAGCCTCAAGTTTCCTGAACGACAAAACTGTAAGAGTTGAATCATCCTAAAAGTCATCCATCCATGTAAGAGTTGAATCATCCTCTTGTAACCATAAAAGTTTGGTGTGAAAAGGCTTCTTTCTTGAAAGCAGATTGCCTGGTGCTTCGGAGAAATGAAACTAGGTAGGTATTATTGATATGCTAAAGTAGAGAATAATTATATTTGTGTTTAAAGTGTTATAGGCTGTACAAGTTTATTCAACCAATACATGTGATATTCTTAAATAGTTGTTTAATACAGTAAGTAACTACATATTggagagttttaatttttatttattgacatACATgatatacaagaaaaaaaatattctggatATATTTAGGTCAACTTGGAGAATGTTTGTGTTGTAATAAAAGGAGTTAAAAAAAGAGgacaatgaataattttataaaaattttagcaaTAGTAActattgcgaaaaaaaatacatttcatttaacaaaaaagtaatcaaaGAATATGGaggatttcaaataaaaaattatcggcAGTTTTCACATCTTTTAACAAAATGTCCTGAAGCATAATCATCTAAGCACGAGAGATGGTACCATTCATTGCAGTTTATACATTTCAACCAGTTGTCTTGCCCATCACTCAAGCTAAATAAAGTTCCACAGAATGAACATAAAGTATCGTAGCACACGGAATTGTCTTTGCGACCTCCACGTTTTCTTGTTCCTTTTTTGATATTCTGGGCCCTTTTTCGAGCCTGCGAAAGGATTAGATCTTTTTTATGTTCTGTTGAAGTTAATTCAGCAGCttcttgctttttttttaacaacattcCTTTTTCTCTTAGTCGCTGCCTCAGACGTCGACGCAATTGGACCATGGGTAGCTGTCATTTCCAAGTCTGAGCTCATCACCACATCGATAGAAGCTTCTACTATGGTTCCCTTTTCGTCCAACACAAAGAACGTGTTTGGATCGATTTCTATCgtatctgaaataaaaatacataaaagaTTATTCAACTGTAAACGCATGAGCATCAAGACGATTAAACATAAGATGGGCTTTTTATTCACAACTTAAAAACTGAATTGGATTTGCGCTGACCATAAGGTTCAATGCACATTTTCAGCTCCACTGGTTAAGTCTAATTTctcttcttttatatttttttcgattgtaaATGAGCGACCCACACACTTTATCAAGAGGAGAAGAAGAAGACCCACATACTATTTAAGAACCCACGTTCAATGTAAAGTATTCTTAATGCTTGGAACTTCTGTTTGTTGAATTTGAGTGGAACTAGGTTTAAATGCTATCAAATAAATAGGCTTTCTGAATAACTTCACACCATGTCATTAGTCTAATCTTTTGCGCCTTTCCATTCATATGGGGTAGCTCTTCCAAACTATGCCAGCTCTTAGCCTGAGGCTCTTCATTACCAAGGGCGCTAAGATAACCGTTCGATTGTCCCGCCCTGCAGTAGCTGCAGTCAATACCTATAACTCACGacaagaaacaaaacaaattttgtcacgCATAACGGATGGCCAGAAGGGTAACCATGGAAACGATTGTGACGAGTTGATATTCACGCCTGCTGTGATTAAATCTGCTCgcatttctttttgttttcgaGCAGTAGCAGTAGCGTTCGGGGGTGGACATAGTAAAAAGACATCAAATTGGTTGATTGGTATATACCAATTAATCAGTTTAAAGTGTTTTATTATGTACACCCTCAAACGCTACTGCTGCTGCTCGAAAAACTACACAACATACCTTCTTCTGTTTGAAACAAGTTGACAATAACATCAgttcaaaatcaatcaatcatttcAGTCAATAtcgtttaaaattcattttttcgaatGGAATTGTGGATCAAATGAGATTAGGATGTGGCTGATGTGGATAAAGTTTAGTGATAGAGTTAACCAAAGGAGCTGAAAATGCAATAAGTACAAAATTTACCTGCAGAACCATGATGATGATCGATGACAACTTCCAACGCAATTTCCTGATGATGATTCTGTTCGTGGAAGGCATCAACGTGCGAAGACGGATCTGCAGTGACatctaaaatgatcaaaatgagcATCTGTGgaatattaaatatttcaattgttCAAATTACCAGTAGGTTGTTCCAGCTCATGGTCATTGAATTCGGCGAGAAAGTCTGCAGCGGCGAAATCTTCATTGCTGAAAATGTTTGGATTGAACGGATGAATCCCACACGCCCCGAAATCCGTTTGCTGCGGTCATCACGGATGCAGTTGCTGAAAAGGCTTCATTCACCAATCCTGCAACATCGTGAATTCCTACAACAGAGCCTGGTTGTCTGCGTAAAAAATGACCTACGGCCGTGCTATAATTCGCCTTTAAGGGCGCCATGAATGCCACATCTAGTGGCTGAAGCTTGTGCGACGTGTGGGGTGGAATCGACAAGATTCTTACATGGTTTTCCGTTGCCTTCTCTAGTACACAGAAATTCCTTGTGTGACTGGAATGACCATCAAGTATCAAAAGGATAGGTTCTTCTTCGGTGGGCCTAGttgtaaccattcatttaatggttacaataaaaattgtgattttcgggccagtttggatgaaaactttgtaaatattgtaaataaaaattattgttcgtaaatgtctaaaattaggATAAGATATCTACATGTTTGTGTGGTGTCTTGTCCTAGTTTTAATAGCAATCGGCTGGTGTCACTTAGggatttagtttttgtttatttatttatttgtttaatttttaatttttcgttatttatttatttattcatttagttTATAGTTATTTGTTAGGTAttagtttgtttgtttaataTATTATGTTATGGAATGCACGCCATAAAAAGAGATGTTAGAAAATAAGACACCAGCCCTCTATATGTCAGTTCCTGTATTGTTCCTGTCATGTTGCTGTCATCGAAGGGGACGAGAACATCACAGACGGGAAATGGGAACAGGGCTCAAATGAGAGGCATGCCTTTCTATGAAAGGTATAAATAGGAGGAGCTCGCAAGACGCGAGGCTTTTTGCAAGTTCCGGTCCGAGGTTGAGCAGCAACTGCGCGGTCACACACCTAACGTGACATTCTCGTTTCCAACCGCAATTGGGCGGCTCTGACCCCCTTCCCCCGTTAGATTAGATCCGGTAGTGGATCTCCGTAGTTTTCAACGTCCAGCTGGAAGACTTCACTACGTTATTTCCCAGCTGGTCGGTCGAGTGTGGCTCCTGTGAAGTGAACCAAGGAACAATAGTCTTCCCCCAGTGCCGAGAATCACCATCAGCCCTTTCGAGAACACACCGGTGTCCCGTGAGTGCGTCAGGTCGTGCAAGTGCTAGTGCCCCAACCCGTTACAACCCCCTTCGGGGCACTCCGCGCTGTGGTGAGGCCTGGTGGGAATTCCCTCCTTGTGTTCGTGTGCCGACCGCCAAGCTAGAGCCCCTCGATAGTTGTCAGACACTCACGTGGTAACCAAGTGCACAAATATAAGCTCCCCCGGACCGTGTAGTGAGACGAGAGGCCTACGCCCAACAGGCCGAGTAGTTGCTCGGATTGCCCCAAGTGCAATCCGATTTGTTCCTGAAAGTGCCCTGTTCCTGTGCTCATCCGGATCCCGTTACGTCGTTCCTGCAGTagtcccccaacgagtcgaccaccGAGAAACGGCCGCAACGAGTTCATCGAGTTTGAAGAATAAAGCGCAAGTACTGAATCTAACCTAAAATTAAAACCCCAAAATCTTCTTATTTTGTTCTTGGGTCATTGACCccttaaaattctgaaatcgtGAATGGAAAAGAAACACGATACTtgagaatttgaataaatgtttgTAAGGTCTTTTCTTCATCCAAATTGTAGAGTCTTTTTAATTGAATGTGCATTCCCTGGATTTtccaatttgttttgattttcctgttgaaaattttgttaggtTGTAAAGTCCGCCCATTAATCACAATTTTTCCTATTTGTTATTAGATGTTTCTCCGGTGATCAATTTTGTTTCCCTGTTGAGCTAGCGCAGGGAAGTAGGGTCAAAACGAATCTAACAATTGGCGCCCAacgtaaaaatttttaatcaaatttaaattttcattattaaaatagaaagaaaaagtGGTCTACTTCCAAGACCAGAAGTaaatccctttttcttattggTCTCCCGGAGAAATTCAGTTAAATTTAACCTCATTAAAATCGCGTAGTTGTTGAAGCAAGTTTTTCTAAAGTCATTTCACGAGGAAATTTTGGGGATGAAAATTCACTGATTGCAGCGAATGATTataactattatacaaaccatactCTTCTCCCGAATTGTTGATCAATCTGAAATTGTTACTAACCATTCTAAAGTACCTTCTTATCCAACAGCAAAATTATAAGTTCATATTTGCCAAGACTAATCTTGCATTTAGTTGTGTTCATACCAGATATTGCTTACCTCTTGGCGTTTAAAGAAACCCAAAGTCACCCACATAAGTAGCATATTTCTTTTTCAGCTCACATATCCAAAAGAATCAGATTAGTTAGTTTATTACTTACTAAGCTAGAGTTAGTCAATAATGGAGGACTTGAATTTCAATCAAGCGATAGATCGCTTGGTGAAATGGTATCAAGTCATGCGGGTGGAATTATTGGAGGAAGATGAGCTTGAGCAAGAGCTCAAATGTCGCGACGTGATACTATCAGGTTTGGATTTATCTCGGAAAAGGAAATGCTTGCGAGATGCATTAAAAAGGGAAAAGGAATCCGGTTTAAAATTAAGTGCCTTAAGCCTAAGAACAGATCCCGAGAATGAGCGGGAACTTTGCCttgttaaatttaaacaaattaaaacactGTTGAAATCCAGCAGTGCGGATGAATCACAGAAAAGGATTTGCTTAGCCCGTCTAGCCCATGTGGGTACACGAGTGGCTACCCTTCTGTGTTCGTCTCGTGGTTCACCTAATCTCCTAACGCAGATGCAAAATATGTTTGTTGAGTTAGTCCAACTCTTGCAATCTGCCTACGATCCATCGGGTATCGCGACGCAGGAAATCGTGGTTCAAAATCCATCGCAGGCTATCACTGAGGCAAACACCAACACGGAGGTCGAGCTTCCATCACCCTCTGTTCTGGGCCAGGACGACCTAGATTGGATCCACAGCTTGCAGGCGAGGATAGTTGGCCTAGAAGAAGAATTGGCAAAACGAAAAGAAGGAAGAGAAGTTGAGACTCAAACGGAACAAGAAGTGTTCAATGTTTCGAACCCACTGGAAAgagatttcagaaatcattctGAAAACTTTTCTGCTATCTCCAGTTTTCAGAACAATTCTTTCCCTCAAATTTCCCTTAATCCTACTTATCCTCAACAAAATTTATCTTACCATCAAATTACCAATCCTTATCCAtatttaacagcaaatatttctCAATCCCACAGTGAAAATAAACTTCCGAATATTCAGTCCCACCAGCCCACagcttcaaattttcatctgaaccACCCTAGCAATCCTCAAAACCTTTTTCCCACTCCTACCAATCAAATTCCGGTAAATCCTACCAACCCCCATCAATCCCTTCCTAATGTGAATTTCTCACATAATGTCGGACAACAAAATCATCCCTGGTCAAACTTAGGTCCAAATCCGAATCCTTCTCAGCCCCCATATAACGCACTTCCAGGCCAGTACCAGGGACCATCCGGTCAACCTCAAGGACATTGGGGATCACCTTACGGGAATCCCGGGTTTTCTCATCAGTTTCAGACACCTTTTCATTCCCGACATACTTTGCCAGTATCCAAATGGAATATTGCAAAGTACAGCGGAGATGATCAAGGGTTGAAACTGAATGAATTCCTGGAAGTCGTTTACGCTCTGTCCATGGCAGAAAGGGTATCCGATCAAGAGCTATTTGAATCGGCCGTACATTTGTTCTCTGGATCTGCCCTTAAATGGTATATGACACAGCGATCTATGGGCCGTCTTGTCAGTTGGCAGCATCTAGTTTTCGAACTCCGCAGAACGTATATGCACCCAGACTTGGACGCTCTCATCAAAATGAAAGTGTACCAGAGGCGTCAACGGCAGCAGGAGTCTTTCCACGAATTTTATAGCGAGATAGAGAAGCTGATCCGAACGATGAGTGTCCCGATACcagaattcgagaaaattcaAATCCTCCAGCAAAACATGAGGATGGACTACAAAAAGTTCATGGCTTTCATTCCCATTGTGAACTTGGAGTCCTTACTCTCAGCGGGTCAGAAGCTTGATGCGCTTAACTTTTCTGCGTATAGCAAGGTGTTCGGCTCTGATAAGGTGGTTCACGTGATCGAAGACGAAGATCTGGAGCAGTCGAGGTCGACCAAAACCAAGAAGCAGACATCAAGCTCTGATTTCGTCGTACCGGTCCAGCAACATCCAAGGGGTAATTCAGCGGGTCCTAAAGTTAATGTTGTTCCGAAGAACCAGAAACAGTTCGCGCAAAATTTACCTGGCCCGTCACGGCAAATAAACAGTAAGCCTACAGCAGTCGGGGAACCATCTGGCAGTCAGTCGCAACCTCAACTCACGTTGGAGATGGTAGTAAACAACCACAAGCCTCCTCCATCAAATCGGTGCTACAACTGCAATCGGGAGGGACATCATGCAGCAATTTGCCGTCAACCACCAATCATTGTCTGTTTCAAATGCGGGCTTCGTGGATTTCCGACTGCTATGTGTCCGTATTGTTTAAAAAACCACGGTACTGCGAGCCAAAACCGCGGTTCGCAGGAACGCCAGGCGTAACTTCTTCTTCTGACGGTTCGTCAGCTCCTCCGTGGTTCTGGGAAACGGTCCCAAACCAGTGCTATTCCGCAGATACTGAAATCTGCCACATTTCGTATCCATTTCCTAATGATCACCGTCCATTCGTAGATATTCGCATCCACGATATTCCAGTTTGTGCCCTTTTAGACAGTGGCAGTAATTACACTCTGATCAATCAGAATGTTTTCCGTAGATCAAGACACGAAAAATTGAATCCATTGACCAAATCACTGGATCTCCGTTCAGCAAGTGGTGATTCGATGGAAATTTTAGGCCAGGCCTTTCTGCCTATCCGGTTTGATGGACGAACCAAAGTCATCACCACTCTGGTGGTGGCTAATTTGTCCATCGACTGCATTTGTGGGATGGacttttggaccaaatttcagatcGTTCCCACTATGTTGTCTAGAGATTCCGTGAATGCAGCGGTCTTGGAAAAGGTTTCTTCGTCCGCCGAATGTTTGTCGCTAGAAGAAGAAAGAGAATTAGAGGAAATTAAAAAGGGTTTCTTAGCAGCTGGTCAAGGCAAACTCACCATTACTCCTTTGGCCACTCATCGGATTGTCTTGAAGGAGGAATTCAGAGGCAAGCCACCAGTTCGTCAATTCCCGTACGTGATGTCTCCGAAAACCCAGGCGTTGGTAGCTGTTGAGCTGGAACGGTTGCTAGAGGCCGGCGTCATTGAGCGCAGCGAGTCCGACTGGTCATTGAATTGCGTGCCGGTCATTAAACCCAACAAGGTTCGGCTTTGTTTAGACGCACGGAAGATCAACGAAAGAACTGTCCGTGATGCTTACCCTCTACCCCACCCTGGAAGAATATTAGGTCAGTTACCAAAGGCCAAATATTTGTCTACAATAGACCTGTCCGAAGCGTTTTTACAGGTTCCCTTAGAAAAAGAGTCCCGAAGGTACACAGCATTCAGCGTACAGGGTAAAGGGTTGTTCCAGTATACCCGGATGTGTTTCGGGTTGGTCAACAGTCCTGCATCATTGGCCAAAATCATGGATTCCGTACTGGGTCATGGTATACTGGAACCGAATGTTTTTGTTTACCTCGACGACATCGTCGTGGTTACAGAAACATTCGAGCATCATGCGCAGCTTCTTACAGAGATCTCCCGTCGTCTACGTGAAGCCAACCTAAGCATCAACCGGGAAAAATCTCGATTTGGAGTAGCCGAGGTTCCTTTTCTAGGTTATCTCTTAGGAACGGAAGGGCTACGGGCAAACCCGGAGAAGGTGAGGCCGATTTTAGATTATGAACGGCCAACTACGGTCACGAAGCTCCGGAGGTTTCTGGGAATGGCCAATTACTATAGGCGATTCATCCCAGATTTCAGCGGGGCAACTGCGGCCTTAACAGATTTGTTGCAAACGAAGTCGAAATTGGTCCGGTGGAACGAAGAGGCGGAAGCAGCCTTCGTTCGCATCAAGGAACTTCTAATTTCTTCGCCCATTCTGGCCAGTCCAGATTTCGGCCGCCCTTTTACCATCCAGACCGACGCGAGCGACGTGGCAGTGGCCGGAGTATTAACGCAGCAGCAGGAGAACGGAGAGTGTGTTATCGCATACTACTCCCACAAACTGACCACACCGCAAAAAAACTACCATGCAGCCGAAAAGGAAGCCTTGGCAGCTATGCTAGCGATAGATGCGTTTAGGGGTTACATTGAAGGTTATCATTTCACTCTAATTACCGATTCAAACGGTCTTACTCACATACTCAACGCAAAGTGGAAGGTCGGATCTCGCTGTAGTCGGTGGGCGCTCATTCTGCAGCAATATGATATGAGAATAGTGCACAGGAAAGGCAAGGAAAATATTGTCCCTGATGCACTTTCTCGTAGCATTGCAGCAATTGACGGCTCACCTACAACTTGGTACGATTCCATGATGCGTAAAGTTGTGAGTAAACCGGATGAATTTGTCGATTTTAG
It includes:
- the LOC129741197 gene encoding uncharacterized protein LOC129741197; its protein translation is MEDLNFNQAIDRLVKWYQVMRVELLEEDELEQELKCRDVILSGLDLSRKRKCLRDALKREKESGLKLSALSLRTDPENERELCLVKFKQIKTLLKSSSADESQKRICLARLAHVGTRVATLLCSSRGSPNLLTQMQNMFVELVQLLQSAYDPSGIATQEIVVQNPSQAITEANTNTEVELPSPSVLGQDDLDWIHSLQARIVGLEEELAKRKEGREVETQTEQEVFNVSNPLERDFRNHSENFSAISSFQNNSFPQISLNPTYPQQNLSYHQITNPYPYLTANISQSHSENKLPNIQSHQPTASNFHLNHPSNPQNLFPTPTNQIPVNPTNPHQSLPNVNFSHNVGQQNHPWSNLGPNPNPSQPPYNALPGQYQGPSGQPQGHWGSPYGNPGFSHQFQTPFHSRHTLPVSKWNIAKYSGDDQGLKLNEFLEVVYALSMAERVSDQELFESAVHLFSGSALKWYMTQRSMGRLVSWQHLVFELRRTYMHPDLDALIKMKVYQRRQRQQESFHEFYSEIEKLIRTMSVPIPEFEKIQILQQNMRMDYKKFMAFIPIVNLESLLSAGQKLDALNFSAYSKVFGSDKVVHVIEDEDLEQSRSTKTKKQTSSSDFVVPVQQHPRGNSAGPKVNVVPKNQKQFAQNLPGPSRQINSKPTAVGEPSGSQSQPQLTLEMVVNNHKPPPSNRCYNCNREGHHAAICRQPPIIVCFKCGLRGFPTAMCPYCLKNHGTASQNRDIRIHDIPVCALLDSGSNYTLINQNVFRRSRHEKLNPLTKSLDLRSASGDSMEILGQAFLPIRFDGRTKVITTLVVANLSIDCICGMDFWTKFQIVPTMLSRDSVNAAVLEKVSSSAECLSLEEERELEEIKKGFLAAGQGKLTITPLATHRIVLKEEFRGKPPVRQFPYVMSPKTQALVAVELERLLEAGVIERSESDWSLNCVPVIKPNKVRLCLDARKINERTVRDAYPLPHPGRILGQLPKAKYLSTIDLSEAFLQVPLEKESRRYTAFSVQGKGLFQYTRMCFGLVNSPASLAKIMDSVLGHGILEPNVFVYLDDIVVVTETFEHHAQLLTEISRRLREANLSINREKSRFGVAEVPFLGYLLGTEGLRANPEKVRPILDYERPTTVTKLRRFLGMANYYRRFIPDFSGATAALTDLLQTKSKLVRWNEEAEAAFVRIKELLISSPILASPDFGRPFTIQTDASDVAVAGVLTQQQENGECVIAYYSHKLTTPQKNYHAAEKEALAAMLAIDAFRGYIEGYHFTLITDSNGLTHILNAKWKVGSRCSRWALILQQYDMRIVHRKGKENIVPDALSRSIAAIDGSPTTWYDSMMRKVVSKPDEFVDFRVENNNLFKYISVPDFPHDSNFEWKLIPRTEDIPKIIEESHITSFHSGYERTLARIRQRFYWPRMAAQIRKFVRQCTTCKEVKPSHVATVPEMGKMRLADRPWQIISVDFIGPLPRSRKGNQHLLVVSDYFSKWVLVQPVKKIASSTMCANPVERVNRTINAAIRTYVKEDQRLWDTKIAELEMLLNTSVHSPTGFTPYFIIHGQEYAELGNDYRLARHDQNLSPGQFEERRKALFRDIYELVKKNLAKAYANSKRTYNLRIRPAKPFIKGQLVYRRNMKLSNAGESYNSKYGTQYLPCRIKSLRGTSSYELEDLNGKNLGVWPAAHIKPT